The genomic window TTGTCTAAGACAACATTCCTCCCCCTTGGGCCTAATGTAACCTTAACCGCATCTGCTAAGGTATTTACGCCCTTTTGAATCTCTTTTCTTGCTTCTTCGTTAAAGCTTAATTGTTTTGCCATTATTTATCTACCTCCTTTTATTCAATTATTCCGAGGACATCGTCCTCTCTCATAATAAGATAGCTATTCTCGTCTATCTTTATCTCTGTTCCCGAATACTTGCCAAATAGAACCTTATCCCCTGCCTTTACCTCAAGTGGGACAATTGTTCCATCGTCAAGCCTTTTCCCTTTCCCAACAGCCTTGATAATGCCTTCCTGAGGCTTCTCCTTTGCTGTATCAGGGATTATTATCCCTCCCTTCTTGACCTCTTTCTCTTCTTCTGGCTTTACCAGAATATGATCTCCTAATGGTCTTATGTTCATTTTAAATCACCTCCGATTTTTTAATGCTAAAAATTTTATCATTTTTTGTTTTTTCTTGTCAATAAAATTTTTTATCCATATAATTTCAGGATGCCTAGGTTCATAAAAATTATAATCCTTATCCTTGTTTTTATTCGTCCATTCACATCAGGGGTGTCAGGGCCATCGTCTAATTGGTTTATACTCATTATCCTATTCCTTTTGTTCCTTCTTTGTCTTGTAAGGATTATTTTAAAAAAAGAAATTTTATATT from bacterium includes these protein-coding regions:
- a CDS encoding co-chaperone GroES codes for the protein MNIRPLGDHILVKPEEEKEVKKGGIIIPDTAKEKPQEGIIKAVGKGKRLDDGTIVPLEVKAGDKVLFGKYSGTEIKIDENSYLIMREDDVLGIIE